Proteins from a genomic interval of Medicago truncatula cultivar Jemalong A17 chromosome 3, MtrunA17r5.0-ANR, whole genome shotgun sequence:
- the LOC11438956 gene encoding probable arabinosyltransferase ARAD1 isoform X1, translating into MLGKVVIFFTLALLIFIPCSILIGTLDIRSYYQQSPSIIATTPCADEAPLRVYMYDLPRRFNVGMLDGRNTTEAPVTIADYPLWPDNQGLRRQHSVEYWMMGSLLNGGGNGSEAVRVLDPEVVDVYFVPFFSSLSFNTHGHHMRDPETEIDHQLQIDLMGLLGQSKYWQRSGGRDHIFPMTHPNAFRFLRDQLNESIQVVVDFGRYPKGVSNLNKDVVSPYVHFVDSYVDDEPHDPFESRTTLLFFRGGTHRKDKGIVRAKFTKILAGFDDVHYERSSATGENIKLSSKGMRSSKFCLHPAGDTPSSCRLFDAIVSHCVPVIVSDKIELPFENEIDYSQFSLFFSFKEALEPGYMINQLRSFPKQNWTEMWRQLKNISHHYEFHYPPEREDAVNMLWRQIKHKLPGIRQSVHRSQRLKIPDWWKR; encoded by the exons atgttaggtaAAGTGGTTATTTTTTTCACCTTAGCGCTTCTGATCTTCATTCCATGCTCAATTTTAATCGGAACACTGGACATTCGATCTTATTATCAACAATCACCGTCGATTATTGCAACTACTCCGTGCGCCGATGAAGCTCCATTAAGAGTCTACATGTACGATCTCCCTCGCCGGTTCAACGTCGGAATGCTCGACGGCCGGAACACAACGGAAGCTCCGGTGACCATTGCTGATTATCCGCTGTGGCCTGATAATCAGGGTTTGAGGAGGCAGCATAGTGTAGAGTACTGGATGATGGGTTCGCTTCTTAACGGTGGTGGCAATGGAAGTGAAGCGGTAAGGGTTTTGGATCCGGAGGTTGTTGATGTGTATTTTGTTCCGTTTTTTTCTTCGCTTAGTTTTAATACCCATGGCCATCACATGAGGGATCCGGAAACGGAGATTGATCATCAATTGCAG ATTGATTTGATGGGATTATTAGGGCAATCAAAGTATTGGCAAAGGTCTGGAGGTAGAGACCACATATTTCCTATGACACATCCCAATGCATTTAGGTTCTTGCGAGATCAGCTGAACGAGTCTATTcaggttgttgttgattttggcCGTTACCCCAAAGGTGTATCTAATTTGAACAAGGATGTAGTGTCCCCATATGTACATTTCGTAGATTCTTATGTAGATGATGAGCCTCATGATCCGTTTGAGTCTCGCACCACACTGCTTTTTTTCAGAGGGGGGACACACCGTAAGGAT AAAGGCATTGTTCGTGCTAAATTCACAAAGATATTAGCTGGTTTTGATGATGTTCACTATGAAAGAAGTTCTGCTACAggagaaaacataaaattg TCATCTAAAGGGATGCGTTCATCAAAATTCTGTTTGCATCCAGCAGGAGACACACCTTCCTCTTGCCGCCTTTTTGATGCAATCGTGAGTCACTGTGTTCCTGTTATTGTGAGTGATAAAATTGAACTCCCATTTGAGAATGAGATTGACTACTCTCAGTTCTCattgttcttttctttcaaagaaGCACTGGAGCCTGGCTACATGATCAATCAGCTTCGCAGTTTTCCAAAGCAGAACTGGACTGAAATGTGGAGGCAACTTAAAAACATCTCCCATCATTATGAATTCCATTATCCACCAGAAAGGGAAGATGCTGTAAATATGCTGTGGAGACAGATCAAGCACAAGCTTCCAGGAATAAGACAATCAGTTCATAGGAGCCAAAGGCTTAAAATACCAGATTGGTGGAAGAGATGA
- the LOC11438521 gene encoding ELMO domain-containing protein A yields MVQHLRIKRTLLGSASSTAHSSDDAATCGSPYWIGKGLTCVCFKPKGNCQPICINLTPLQEERLRRLKRRMKVYFDASKLDHQDALRALWSASFPGHELKGLISDQWKEMGWQGRDPSTDFRGAGFISLENLLFFAKTFSTSFQNLLMKQGRKGVVFEYPFAVAGVNITFMIMQMLDLDAATKPRTFIRTVFLQMLSENEWAFDLLYCVAFVVMDKQWLETNATYMQFNDILKSTRVQLEKELMIDDVLRIEDMPSYRLLS; encoded by the exons ATGGTGCAGCACTTGAGAATCAAACGAACATTGTTAGGATCAGCTTCCTCTACTGCTCACTCTTCAG ATGATGCTGCAACATGTGGTTCACCTTATTGGATTGGTAAAGGACTCACTTGTGTTTGCTTCAAGCCTAAGGGAAACTGTCAACCAATCTGCATTAATTTGACTCCTTTACAG gaGGAAAGACTTAGAAGACTAAAACGCCGAATGAAAGTTTACTTTGATGCTTCAAAGCTTGATCACCAG GATGCTTTGAGAGCTCTTTGGTCTGCTTCCTTTCCTGGTCATGAGCTCAAAGGCTTGATTTCTGATCAATGGAAAGAAATGGGATGGCAGGGAAGAGATCCATCTACTGATTTCAG AGGTGCTGGTTTTATATCTTTGGAGAACCTCCTATTCTTTGCCAAGACATTCTCC ACTTCTTTCCAGAATCTTTTGATGAAGCAAGGAAGAAAGGGAGTTGTCTTCGAGTATCCCTTTGCTGTTGCTGGCGTAAATATTACTTTCATGATTATGCAAATGTTAGACCTTGATGCAGCAA CCAAACCCAGGACTTTCATAAGAACAGTTTTTCTACAAATGCTGTCAG AAAATGAGTGGGCATTTGATTTGCTTTATTGTGTGGCATTTGTGGTTATGGATAAACAGTGGTTGGAGACAAACGCTACGTACATGCAGTTTAAC GATATCTTGAAATCAACACGAGTTCAGCTGGAAAAAGAGTTGATGATTGATGATGTTCTACGGATTGAAGACATGCCTTCTTACCGTCTTCTTTCTTGA
- the LOC11438956 gene encoding probable arabinosyltransferase ARAD1 isoform X2, whose translation MLGKVVIFFTLALLIFIPCSILIGTLDIRSYYQQSPSIIATTPCADEAPLRVYMYDLPRRFNVGMLDGRNTTEAPVTIADYPLWPDNQGLRRQHSVEYWMMGSLLNGGGNGSEAIDLMGLLGQSKYWQRSGGRDHIFPMTHPNAFRFLRDQLNESIQVVVDFGRYPKGVSNLNKDVVSPYVHFVDSYVDDEPHDPFESRTTLLFFRGGTHRKDKGIVRAKFTKILAGFDDVHYERSSATGENIKLSSKGMRSSKFCLHPAGDTPSSCRLFDAIVSHCVPVIVSDKIELPFENEIDYSQFSLFFSFKEALEPGYMINQLRSFPKQNWTEMWRQLKNISHHYEFHYPPEREDAVNMLWRQIKHKLPGIRQSVHRSQRLKIPDWWKR comes from the exons atgttaggtaAAGTGGTTATTTTTTTCACCTTAGCGCTTCTGATCTTCATTCCATGCTCAATTTTAATCGGAACACTGGACATTCGATCTTATTATCAACAATCACCGTCGATTATTGCAACTACTCCGTGCGCCGATGAAGCTCCATTAAGAGTCTACATGTACGATCTCCCTCGCCGGTTCAACGTCGGAATGCTCGACGGCCGGAACACAACGGAAGCTCCGGTGACCATTGCTGATTATCCGCTGTGGCCTGATAATCAGGGTTTGAGGAGGCAGCATAGTGTAGAGTACTGGATGATGGGTTCGCTTCTTAACGGTGGTGGCAATGGAAGTGAAGCG ATTGATTTGATGGGATTATTAGGGCAATCAAAGTATTGGCAAAGGTCTGGAGGTAGAGACCACATATTTCCTATGACACATCCCAATGCATTTAGGTTCTTGCGAGATCAGCTGAACGAGTCTATTcaggttgttgttgattttggcCGTTACCCCAAAGGTGTATCTAATTTGAACAAGGATGTAGTGTCCCCATATGTACATTTCGTAGATTCTTATGTAGATGATGAGCCTCATGATCCGTTTGAGTCTCGCACCACACTGCTTTTTTTCAGAGGGGGGACACACCGTAAGGAT AAAGGCATTGTTCGTGCTAAATTCACAAAGATATTAGCTGGTTTTGATGATGTTCACTATGAAAGAAGTTCTGCTACAggagaaaacataaaattg TCATCTAAAGGGATGCGTTCATCAAAATTCTGTTTGCATCCAGCAGGAGACACACCTTCCTCTTGCCGCCTTTTTGATGCAATCGTGAGTCACTGTGTTCCTGTTATTGTGAGTGATAAAATTGAACTCCCATTTGAGAATGAGATTGACTACTCTCAGTTCTCattgttcttttctttcaaagaaGCACTGGAGCCTGGCTACATGATCAATCAGCTTCGCAGTTTTCCAAAGCAGAACTGGACTGAAATGTGGAGGCAACTTAAAAACATCTCCCATCATTATGAATTCCATTATCCACCAGAAAGGGAAGATGCTGTAAATATGCTGTGGAGACAGATCAAGCACAAGCTTCCAGGAATAAGACAATCAGTTCATAGGAGCCAAAGGCTTAAAATACCAGATTGGTGGAAGAGATGA